AAGTGCATTACCATTTAGTACAGAATATAGTAaactttaaattcatatatgttGCATAAGATGCTTTCATCATTGGGTCGTTCTACTCTGATACATTGCTGTTCTGCAAGAAATAATAGATTAATTATGCTTTTAATAAATGTATGTGTTCATGAATTCTTTTGCATCTGGCTTAACCTTTAACATAAATCTCTAGTTCTTATTGATAATGACTACTTCCAATTGGTTTAATTGATGCACTTGTTCTTGTTTTTAAGTGTTTACTTGGTTTATATATACTGTAGGATGTGATTCTTATTGCCACCCGGAGGATATTAAGGCCTCCAAAGAAAGGTTCTGCAGTTCAGAGGCCACGCAGCCGCACATTGACTGCTGTACATGAGGCAATGCTAGAAGATGTTGTCTTACCTGCTGAGATTGTTGGGAAGCGCACTAGATATAGAATTGATGGATCAAAGATAATGAAGGTACAACATTTGTGCACTGTAATTGTTAACTAACACGAATTCTAGCTTTAGATTGCTAAATGTTAGGAGTGAAAGAATTGTGGTGTTGTGAATATGCTGTCCTCAACTTCAATTGGTTTTGTTTAATCATAGTGGCTGTCATCttgttttaactttttgaaggctaatgttctttcattctctGCCACCCTCTTTGGGCAGGTGTATTTGGACCCCAAGGAGCGAAATAACACAGAGTACAAGCTTGAGACGTTTTCTGCAGTTTACCGGAAGCTTGCTGGAAAGGATGTCGTGTTTGAGTTCCCAGTGACGGAGGCATAGATAGTCCTTTTTAAGTGTTGTGAAACCTTATTTCTggttaaaattttgacatttttaagaGTTGGTAAGCAAAGTCATATGGATTATATTTCCTTGTTATGATTTAGTTTGTGGTATGCATTGGGATGGTGTAGGATTGAGCTTAAAATGGTTATTATTGTTTGACAAATTTTATTCTCATTCTTATGCTCTTGTTTAAAGCAATGAAAAATTGCGATGAAAGCTTTTTCATCCAAATGCtatagtaaaattttcaaaatattttatttatattaactaattaaaattttagattattttatatcgtgttattagattaaattatttaaatatcatgaattattattttaaatttttatcatattttatgtatcatattaaattattaatatcatctaaattaatttatttactttataaaatgaatattttaaaatcatttttttcatcaCAATTTATGAcgataataaaaacatttaaaattaaaaaaaatcacttttttcAATGGAGAACCGGGCCAGATCCTCTGGTTTTGAGGTTCTTTGAAGATTGGCTTAGAGGTCTTTGATCTCTCGAGGGAAGTGCAATGATACAAACAAAGGCATTACGAGGATAGCTGGTTGGGCTTTTGAACTTGGTGTCATTTGGCTATTCGTTATTAATAGTGATTAgtaagtgtttgagtaaatggtATTTTTTAGGAGAAAATACCTATCCTGATATTTTTGAGATCGAAATCCAAAACAAAATTGATGAAagagattaataaataaaactaattcgaataaaatctaattaatagatttttatgtaaaaattaaacgaaataacattttaattaaaatttatgactTACgaatagaaataattttaagttaatatacaaaaaacccttgtttttattgtttttactCATGGAAACTATtgcttttaatattaaaattaaaatattttgaaattttaaattgatttacaTTTAATGTTGATGTGAATTTgataaacttattaaataataaataaaataatatttttaaaagtgtttatatacatatcacAATTAATTGCTtagtcttttaaattttatgttgatgttAAAGTGTGTAGAATTTCTATTACATTAAGGTAAGtgcctaaaattcaaaaatatttattttcaacattAAAATTAAGGGCTTATATCGTTAAAAGTCataggtttaaggtttatttaactataaaactagtttaaggttttttttccttaaagtatattaactaattttacGAAAATCTGAGGTGAAATTATAGAAAGCTATAATAAAATGGTAGTCTATGATTGTATTCCACTGTTCCAATTAATGCAAGTCTTAAAAACgatatatataaacatgattCCAAATATAATAGCAAGAGAAAATGAGAGCATGTTATGAGTGGCTCTTGGAGACATTTGAGTGCACACAACagttgtaaattttaattgtggTGGAATAAAAATGGATGATTAATTGAGGTGTGTGTGATGAGAAGGTCAGCTTTTAATATGTGTGTAAATAAAACATTGAATGATGATCAAATTGTCGAAGAAAAACCAAACTTGCCCTTGTTTCTTCACTTACTTCCTGTgcaagaaacaaacaaaaagaaagaattttagTCCCTACAGAATTCCGAGAGTTGAAAATCAAAGAGACTATGGAAGCAAAGTTTACCTCAACTCAAGACAATATTACAAGTCCAATATACATTGCACCACAAAGAAACACCAATGATATTAACCCCCTGCCATCACAtattacttttctttttgtgaatattttcaacaaatacatgcatgttttcaaattttatttcattatattctCACCAGATCACACCCCATCCGACTCCATTGCAAGGACAAGGACATACTTCTGCGAATTTTTCGGCATCACTAGAATGAACTCTACGAGATATGAGGTCGTCGTATATATCTGTAGCAGCAACCATATTTCATATGAAATCAGAACATTATGTAACAGATTAGAATCATCAGATCAgattggtaaaagtaccatgaagaCCCCCTATACTAgaagtcagattgcattttacttcacttactcaaaaaatgggtatACTAGTCCCTGTCcattagatcaaagaacaaaCTGGCCCTTTATTGTTAAAAGTATCATCCAAATCTATTacaaaataaccaaacagtTACACTTGATACGTTAGATCAAAGGATcggtttttaatagtaaaaatggatgaaatttataACAGAaaaccaatttgctctttgatctatcGTACAAGGATTAATTTGCCCCTTTTTTGAATAAAGgaagcaaaatgcaatctaactcctagTACAAAGACCTCCATAGTACTTCACCGATCAGATTCTGTGTTTCTTGCTCCAAAAATCTTACCATACACTGAAAACAAGCTGTTCATTATACCTGCATCAAAGGCATAGGACATTTGTTGATCACACTAAAATGGGgggtaaaagaaaaaagggaatcGTAGTCACGTTCGTAAGAAATAGAAGGAAGTTCAGAATGAGAACAAGAGATTCATTTACCAATGAACAGAATAATATACCGAAGTATGCGAATCTTTGTTGTTTCTTGAAGAATCCAAACAACACCAAGGAAAAGGACAAACCCTGACATCTCAATCAATAGGGATTGACATTACTCAGATGGTATATCAAGCCATATTTATTCAAGCTACCAAAGACATACCAATACAAAGCCCCCTTAGTGTCCACTGCCAAAACaacataaaagataataaagaaCCATACATACATGAAACAGTAATAGTGTGAAGGAATGTCTCAATAAACAGTATGAATGTGGTTTTGGCTCCCTTTTATCCCTTGAACTTTAGCTTTGAATTCTAGCACCTTTGATTTACCAACGAAacatttaaaaagaagaaaaaagccTACCAAGATAAGGTCATTCTAGGTGTTCATGAATACTTACATTTTTAGCTACACAGAGTACAATAAGTAGAGCTGCGACAAAACATCCCGCAGCAATTCTTGCAGTCAAAAGATTTGTTGATGCTAGAATCAAAACCATTCCCCAGAATGATGAACCGAGATCTGAAGGATGACAACAAGGATTAGTTCTGACAACAACACAGGCAACCTTGTGTGGGGAAATATAAGCGAAAAGTTTTCATCCTCTTTACCATAAACAAGTCATGTGAGTGGCTAAAAATTACTAATTGCAATTAGTTTATAGGTAACCAATGACAAAAACAAGTAGAGAAAATAATACTCCAACCAAACATAACACAaaggttttaaataaatttacatgCACAACAGCATGCACCAACATGTTAATAAATGGATGAGTAAGACAATTCAccaaagaaaaatatcaaaaggcTGTAGTTCAACTAAATCTCGACATAATTATGCATTTATAAAGGTGTGGGTCTGTATCTGTTGTGTAAGCAAGCAGTAAAGGAACTAAGAACGTACATCCAGCCGGCAAAATTAGCCAGTATATGCCACCACGTGTTTGAGTTGTTCCACCTTCATCTGCATGAACCTGGATCCCTTCCACCTGGATATCAATTCCTTAGAAATTAGATTATACATAGAAGAGCACACTTCAAGGTTATGCTATCAATAAAGCACTTCAAGATGCACCAAATAAGTAGTTTAGATAGAACTGTGGTTACACTTAGAAATGGAACTGATGGACCTATATTCTGTTAAGCACTGATCCTAAGTGCAGTGTGTACGAGTTATATTACCCTTATCATTTTAGTAATCCTGTCTTCAGAAAGCTAAAAGGAACTAGCTGTCCTATTAAATCAAACCGTTATATGAAAACATGAGAAAAAGCTTAGCTTGTCTTGTCATGTTTCCTCTACCTCATTCaaatttatctctatctaaTCTTCTAGAGTCATTAAAGTGCTACATTGCCATCCAAAGCATTTATCTAACagtcacaaaaaaaaatgtcGAAGTAAATTCTCAAGACGGCATGTCGGAGTAGAAAGAAATACTTACATGACCACATGTGAGTTTACAAGCAATAGCATGGCTAGCCTCGTGAAGGAATACAGTTACAAGCTTGAAAGGTCTCAGTAGTATCGTCCTCCACAGCTACGaagatcaaataaaaaatttaatgctCCCTTTGGGAACATGGAATTGGAAATTTGGATTTCATTTATTATGTAAATGGTAAGAATGAAATACATATATTATGGACAATTTAGTTGagattcaatataatatatattggaaaagtaaaagaatatagagttgttaaatctaaaaatattttaagaactaaaatattttaagaatttcaaattCGTTACTAAATAGACATCTAACACATCCATGGATTTCATAGTTTGCTACTCAATATACACTactttcaaaaattcaaatccaaattctAATAGCAGTCAATAAGACATCTAATCAGCATAATAGTCATTTGCAATCAGAGTAAAAGTCTTTCCACATGACTgaattttaggtaaaaaataattacaagataaTTTATATAGGTTCAATAAACCCTCTTCTGTCATAAACCAATAACGTTTGATCAGTCAATTTCACATCTGAAATTGGCTCAGCTTTAGCACAACTTGGAACAGGATGAACTGAAATCTATATTTTGTATCTAAATTACCAAGTTAGAAGCACCATacattaaaatcaatatatttttgttcttgaaatttattctttttgccAAATGAAATCTAATCATTgaaccccaaaaagaaaaaaagtgaaatcTAATCCCTTAACCCTAAAATTATAGCCTTCCTTTTGTACAAAGGATGCAGCAATCTAAGGATAGGGAAGGGGTTTTAGGCATTGAAGTACGAACCCCAGACACATTGACTCCAATTACCAGAAGCAGGCTTAGCTTTAAACAAATCCAACATGCAAATTAAATGCAACCAACAAATAAATACCCATCTGCTTTTAGTAATGTACTAAGTAAACCACTAACAGCTTTACTTCAAATCACCCAATGTTTCCTACTCTTAAGTAGAGCAAATTAACCCAAGAGATTTGGAAAAGGGTAGAGAGTACCGCAAGTATAACAACAGTGCAGACAGCTACGGTGACAAGAAAGACAACTTGTTCATGGTTACAGCAGTTTTTGAGTTCCCAGTTGGGATTGAGCTTCACCATCTCTTCGTTATTCAGAAATGAGAATGACCCAACAACTGCTAACAACTTCCTAAGTTTGAATCTTGTTGTTTCAGCCTTTCAGGCAAAGAAATGGAGAGAGAGAGTTGCTTTGATCTTCTCTTCTCAAAGAAGGTATGTTTGGTCAACAGTTGTCAGCAATTGGCTTccaagttttttaaattttgattcattcatttCAACGCAATTATTAATGGTGTGGTGGTCACTCTTGagaatgaaaatgtaaaaactaaaaagcCTCCGATTCGGTTACTTATTCTATTGATCCTACAAAAAagttgtaattttatgttttatttttcttttaaactatTGTTTACTCACTTTGCGGAAAGAACTCTTTGTTTGGTCACTCTGCGAAAACAGCTTACTTTATtgttggataaaatttttataattttatatttttttaaaatatttaaagtggAATTTTTAGGTTAAAGGATTGAAAAGTTATAATCATTCAAGTTTGAGGAGacttctattttgatttttttattataaattttgtcaCTTTAGTTATCTTAATTTTAGATTTGTTGATATTGGGATTGCCTTGGTTGATGACAATTTAACGAGTGGGTAAAGACTTGTAGAGCGTATTATGAGTTCTAGGGTGGAAGACAAGTAGTTGAGAAAGAGAGGAGAGAGAGATTTTTTAGCTCTAGAGATCTTATAAAGGAAACCACTGGTCCTTCTCAAGGTGTCATATGCCATTTTCTTATTGGTATCATATTCCCTAAGGCTTTGTTGACTtattaacatcaatttctttTAGGTGTGGGTTGTCAGGTCAGGACAATGAGCAAACACGATATACAGATGATAAGTATAATGCCTCTGTCAAAGGTGTGGTACCCATAGTAGGTGCTCACCTTGCCGTGGGTTTGCAAGATGGAGGACCTCAAAAGGATTTTGTTCTCGTAGGCAACCCCAGCTCGTGAAGTATCTCGTGAGGTTAAAGTGCTGTGCTGCGAGCTCATGAGGTGTTGGCATAACAATTGCCCTTAAGTCGAAGGGAATGTTATACAATGGCCTTGCCTAAGACGTGATTATGTGGGACCTATGTCTTACCCTTATAGATGTGGTCTTGGTTGATGCAATTGTCACGGACTGCGGATCAAAGCTCGTAATCGTTGCGCACAAAATGTTCCATAGAGGTCAACTTATTAAATGGGGCTCATTTAACCCACTTGGACTAGCCTAATTCATGGAACCCATGGAGAAGCTCATCTACTTGAAACTTTGGCGGCGCAGTGAAAAACTctagtaaaactagagttaccagAGTAAATAGTGTAAATcttaaaggataaaaatatataaagtttaaatcccttaggacTTTCAATTGTAGATAGGCTCTAATCTCGACTACTGATGCAACTCAATTTGTACCGTTGGATCTGGGGGAGctcaattataaatagatgCCTCCCCCTTCATTTTTATTAATCCCATTGAATCCATTGTACTTCATTCTTTCCGAGTTAAAGAATATATTGAGAACATTTACTCAAGCATCTTGTGTGCATCACTTTCTTACGACTTTTCAATTGTCTCGTTGCTCTATATTTTCAAGTTGCTTTCGCTGTACTTTTTGCTACCTTAGAGAATTTTCGGGAGATTTCTCATCTTTCAAGAGCTAAGCTAACTTAGGTACATTTGAAATAGAGAACTTGCCTAGGGCCGCGTGGTTTGCCAAACTAAAGTTCTAGCCTCGTGATAGTTGGTATTTGAGCCAGTGTTTGAAGGCGCCATTTGCGATGTCGAAAGTTAAACAACTCTAAAAAATTTTCTGCTGCAAAGTTTTAATTGGGATTATGTGTTTTACAAAGCAAGTAATTAAAGcgtgatgattttataaaaatcaagttttataAGCATATGTTTCAAAGTTTCACTTGAACATTTTACGAATGACAAATTCTCCTACCAAAAACTTGTGGCGAGTTTTGTAaaatctacaatttttggtTTCGAAATAAGATACGTTTTGAAAACAAATGACTAaagtttcaatttattaatgtaaCCTTCTAGATTTGGACATAACGTCTAGTGTTACAACCCCTGTGTTTTTCTTCCTCACACTTCTGTATGGATTTTATAAAGCATGCTCATTTGACGAGAGGAAACTCATTGTCGTGCTCGCATAATCATTGTCAATTAGGGCCCCAGTTATGTTCCATCCTTTGACAACATAACCTTTGTAAATTTGAAGCCTTAGTTACACTTCAACTTGAGACGGTATAATCACTATCAACTTGGACCTCGAGTTGTAATACGATCCCGACTTCTTAGGTGATGGCTCCATACTCACACGACATGTGAAATTTGTAGGTTACCAAGCTCTATGACATCACCGTAAACCCAAACACAACTTATAACTATACTATGATTGCCTCAAAGCCAgagagaaataaattttcaaacccaGAAATTTCAAcatacaagaaaaagaaaaagaaaacaatttaaagaAGGCTAATATATGTTGGAGTAGGGGATGAGAACAACCATTTATATAGGTGATGGGGCGgggtaaaaaggtaaaattttcaatttatcccGTGAATCCAGGGttgcaatgcatgaaatttatCCTAGAAATCTTGGATTGTAAGGGATCAGAGGCATAAGAAAtcaagttgggggcattttctCTCTAAGGGTTTCAACCCCCACTCAACTTGATTGTTTCTGCCTATGAGCCTCTTACAACCCGAGATTCTTGgtataaatttcatacattGCTGCCTTGTTGAAAAACGTCGTTGCAAGGGAACGTTTTCTCCCTCACAAATTTCAACTTTAACTATATATCTCAAAAACTCGTGATGCCCGAGGCATATGTTGTTGGAATCGTTTGATATGCCTCGGGGTATGAGttctataaaataaactcaatacaTTCCATTGAGTTTCCATATCAACCTTTCAAGTAGATTGTTTCCATAAGGATTCTTGGCATTAGGAGAAGAGGGTTGTCgtgaaaaacttaaattttataccTACGTTATTGTCCAAGTAAAggtaattcattaaattatgtGTAGGTCTTTTAATTTGGTGGTGAGAACTAtgctttttactattttctcaattttaaacaTGTGAAACAGACTATTTGGTTCAAGATGAGTAGACAATTTAGAGTTGTTATCCATTACAACGGTCAAATTTGTGAGACCGCAACTAGGCTTGTATTTGTATCAGCTCAATATGAAAATCTAGCTTTCAACTGGAGCATAACGTTAAAAGAGTTTCGGACAAGGATTAGGCGCAAAGTGGGGATTCAGAAAAGAATCTTGAGCTTGAAATGTAGATATCTAACATCATTGAACCCCGTTAGAAATGCCATTTTTGAGATTACAAGGGTCAATGAGCTGGAGACGGTGATCGGATCTCATTACTCTAGTGGGAATGTTGTACTAGATTTATATGTTGACTTCTTCGAAGAGGACGAAGGTGGCCCGAGCTCGATTACACCTTATCTGCCAAATTCCTTGCTAGATTAAGAAGTAGAAAGTCTGACCACACGATTGTGTGATGGATTCACATCATTACTAAAAAGCTCCTACCAAGACACCCCGAAAACATCATAAATGGCGAGGCATTTATCGATTCGCCCTTTAATTACAACTTTGGGGGATAGTTGGGCGTATTTGGTCACTGGGCCTATGAGACACTAGCATGGTATTCTGTCAGTGCATTTGATTTTAACTTTAGCACGTTGATGTTCAACCCCGGTAACACTCACACAGGTATACCATAAAGTTACTACGGTCGACCAAATAAGAGTGATTTTGGGATTGACATCAGATTTACAAGAATGATTGATCTACTCTCGACAACCTTGATCAACAAAAGAACATCCAACTCTGGACTTGCAACCGGGGTTGATAACGAAGGAGAGGAGAATGAAGAGAATGAAGAGGGACAAGATAATAAAGAGAACAAAAAGGAGTCTGAAACCAATAATGACCTAGTAGAGGAGTCCAGACTGAATGGTGCGGAAGTTGCAATAATTTCAAAACTAGATCCCATTCCTACTAAACCAGAATATGGTGGTTCTGATAGTGAAGTTTCAAACATTGCTTGATGGGATGATCCGAGTTTCATGGTGTATGAACCCTCACCCCACATACGTACTGTTGATCTTGCTGCTGCAGGTAGTTTAGAATTCCCAGACCTCCCTTATAGAAGATCAGGGTATGCGACATCGTCAACAAGTTTCGGCCACTTAGAGGttgggatgaagtttaattccAAATATGCTTTTGTAGCTGTAGTCAAGTGGTATAGCATACAGTGTGACGTCAACTTCACTATTACACGCTCCCGATCCGAGAAATATGAGGCAAAGTGCGCAATGCGTGGAACAGGATGTTAATGGAAAATCTCAACATCTGTGAGGAAGAAGTCGACGATTTGGACTATCAGGAAGTTTACCGCTCCACATAGATGTGTTGTAGCTGGTATTataggtgatcatgggccggaccaagcctcaacaaaattttagactcgTTTTCTAGGCCCAAGCTCAGCCCGATTcaaaaaataggcctaaaaatttgcccaagcccgACTCAAATTATAATAGTTAAGCCCGAGCCCGACTCGGCCCaaaccatattaatttttttagattattttattatataaacattttttaaaatataatatatcaaatacacttaaaaacattaaaacaacattaaaataacaaacaaattaaaagtgatattaaaacaattcttgaaacaacaaacaaattgaaaatacaaaaaattcttTATATTAAGATAGTTACAACtaaaatagtagaaaaattaataataaaacaaagttctataatatccaaataatattaaaatggaagacaaataatattaaaatggcGTGAAACAACATAATAAACAACTACGAAACAACAATAAAACAACACCAAATTAACACAAAAACAACATATAAAATGTAATCAACCAACCAAAATATCTATATATCAGCcaatcaacatatttaattttataacaagaTATAAATCGCAAGCTAAATTAAATTGTCAACAattagaaaattgaagaaacatCGTCATCATCATTCTCATCACTTTTGCAATCAATTTCTATtatgaaataagaataaatagtTACATAATCAAGCTTATCACTCTTGCAATCATCCTTATCACTCTTGCAATCAATTTCGAATGTGTGCTGTCAACCAGGTGGGTGTTAGGCATGCCTAGGGTTCTGTCGCACCATTTAGGTTGGTGGCACCTCATTGAATTCGTTTTCATCTTCACGTGCACATCCATATTGATCAccatattcatatatttcctCCGTGGTTGACTGCGCCTAGGTCTTATCCGCTTATCATACATCCCCCTATATGAGTTGATGATTGCGAGGATGACCTACCTCGGTAAAAAAACCATGCTAGGGATGTTTGCGACATTATCGACGGATAATTATTTAGTGTCGTATAGGCTAGTTGTGAATAAAATATAGGAATTATCAATGATATTAGATGTGTCAGTGTTGCTGGCAACATCGACGTGTAATATGAACCAGACTGACTGGGAGGTTGCATGAAAATCGGGTCTTAGTGTAGAGCTGGAGCAGATGTTGATCCCTCACAACTTGTTCTCCCAACCTAAGATTGATGGGTTTTCGTCTTGGCTTCCTATGACGACGTTGTCTACTCCTTTTTGTAGTCGGTAGTAGATACAGCTTGTTGTTATGCCTGAATCAATCTATGTAATCTGAAGATGTCGCCAACTCCGATTTAAGAAATGGTTCACGCGTTGGTAAGTAGTTGTACCTATGTTGCCAAATATCAATATACTTTTTACCGAATGTTGGCCAGTCTTCCTCGAGTCTCCCTCGCAAGTTAATATTGTGTAGGTCATCGAGCTTTTGGGGTGGCAGCGGAATATGTTATGTACACCCGAGTTGTCGCATCACTTGGTTAGGGTCGTGCATCTCGACCATTGTAAAAACAATCAATGGCACTTTGACGTGCCGAATGTTGAGATTAACAAAAATTCAGTTGAGACACATTTTTGAATCCTCGGGTCCACATATGACATCCATACAAATTGCAGTaggaatttataaattttagcacattcctaatatttaatttaaaatgttggaataaaaaattgataacttTGAAATTCATAAACCAACCTCCTCTTCAGTTTGTTGATCTAAAGCTAGCCAAATATCCTCGAGCTCGGGCTGCATACTGCTGTGTCTCGTGAGGTTATTccacctattcaaataatatgttatttcaaaattataacaatgaaaatttaaaacgataatgatattatcaaatgaattttaccaTATTATGAGTGAAAATTCATAAAGGGGGTTCACTCGGAGGTGTAAAAATGGTAGTCGATATAATGCCCACGATTGAAGAAGGAGCATGCAACCgttgattttaacttttttctgGTTTTGTCACTCGACACATTTCTCGGTACAATGTTGCTAGCACTGCTGATCCCCAACTAAGTAGTCTCGCTTCTTTCAAGTAAGCTAGTAGTAGTAGCTACCTTAAGTATACcagattttgagatttatctggCATGAGCAAACCTTCGATCAACCTTAAGATGAATGCACGTGCAAATTGTTCTTTTTCAATGTCCCTCGTGGAAGCCTCGATAGTTTTGAAGTTGTCCTCCACCATCTCATCTCGATTCGGCTGCCCCAAACTTGTTAAGCACCTTCCCTACTGTTTGCTGGCTTGTTGCACTCCAATTGGCACAAAGCACTGGCCTCGTAACAAGTTCCCCATCGACTGGTAGACTAAGTTGTAAACTAACGTCCTCGAGTGTAATTATACACTCACC
The window above is part of the Gossypium raimondii isolate GPD5lz chromosome 9, ASM2569854v1, whole genome shotgun sequence genome. Proteins encoded here:
- the LOC105798670 gene encoding uncharacterized protein LOC105798670 isoform X2 — encoded protein: MVKLNPNWELKNCCNHEQVVFLVTVAVCTVVILALWRTILLRPFKLVTVFLHEASHAIACKLTCGHVEGIQVHADEGGTTQTRGGIYWLILPAGYLGSSFWGMVLILASTNLLTARIAAGCFVAALLIVLCVAKNGLSFSLVLFGFFKKQQRFAYFGIMNSLFSVYDIYDDLISRRVHSSDAEKFAEVCPCPCNGVGWGVIWGLISLVFLCGAMYIGLVILS
- the LOC105798671 gene encoding 40S ribosomal protein S7, which produces MYTSRKKIHKDKDAEPTEFEESVAQAFFDLENTNQDLKSDLKDLYINSAVQIDVSGSRKAVVIHVPYRLRKAFRKVHVKLVRELEKKFSGKDVILIATRRILRPPKKGSAVQRPRSRTLTAVHEAMLEDVVLPAEIVGKRTRYRIDGSKIMKVYLDPKERNNTEYKLETFSAVYRKLAGKDVVFEFPVTEA
- the LOC105798670 gene encoding uncharacterized protein LOC105798670 isoform X1 translates to MVKLNPNWELKNCCNHEQVVFLVTVAVCTVVILALWRTILLRPFKLVTVFLHEASHAIACKLTCGHVEGIQVHADEGGTTQTRGGIYWLILPAGYLGSSFWGMVLILASTNLLTARIAAGCFVAALLIVLCVAKNWTLRGLCIGFVLFLGVVWILQETTKIRILRYIILFIGIMNSLFSVYDIYDDLISRRVHSSDAEKFAEVCPCPCNGVGWGVIWGLISLVFLCGAMYIGLVILS